A single region of the Rhodococcus sp. W8901 genome encodes:
- a CDS encoding MFS transporter, translating to MTDSTPGRGTAPVAAARSRVAMATLAGTTLEWYDFFLYGTAAALIFNKQFFPSLSPTAGTLAAFSTFAVGFIARPLGGLVFGHFGDRIGRKATLVVSLVMMGIGSTLIGLIPNYDAIGVWAPILLVAMRVVQGIGLGGEGAGATLMSMEHAPAGKKNLYAGFPQMGTPAGLVLANGIFLTTSSVMSDSAFASWGWRIPFLLSFVLVAIGLVIRLRVTESPSFTGIVENNEVAKFPLREALKVGFPRLSLTLLAVLANSAVAYAFMVFSLSYGTQHLGYDKQFLILSVTAAAVLWFASIPVWTRVADKHGRRTMFIAGSAAILVWCIVFFPLLNTENSVVAVIAFLGMGLIVPVTHCVQGSIIADTFPTKVRYSGSSLILQSGAILGGGLAPMIATALLDATGSSTGVTWYLAIICAVSLFGAIALFRVVPDSSRGLQHDEAPSVVHV from the coding sequence ATGACCGACAGCACACCAGGCCGGGGCACCGCCCCCGTCGCGGCCGCGCGCAGCCGCGTCGCCATGGCGACCCTGGCCGGCACCACCCTCGAGTGGTACGACTTCTTCCTCTACGGCACCGCCGCCGCACTGATCTTCAACAAGCAGTTCTTCCCCAGCCTGAGCCCCACCGCCGGAACCCTCGCCGCGTTCAGCACGTTCGCGGTCGGATTCATCGCCCGCCCGCTCGGCGGTCTGGTGTTCGGTCACTTCGGGGACCGGATCGGCCGCAAGGCGACCCTCGTGGTCTCACTCGTGATGATGGGCATCGGATCGACCCTGATCGGCCTCATCCCGAACTACGACGCGATCGGCGTCTGGGCCCCGATCCTGCTCGTCGCCATGCGCGTCGTGCAGGGCATCGGACTGGGCGGTGAGGGCGCCGGCGCGACGCTGATGTCGATGGAACACGCCCCGGCCGGCAAGAAGAACCTCTACGCCGGGTTCCCGCAGATGGGCACCCCGGCGGGTCTGGTGCTCGCGAACGGCATCTTCCTCACCACCAGTTCGGTGATGTCGGACAGTGCGTTCGCCTCCTGGGGTTGGCGGATCCCGTTCCTGCTCAGCTTCGTCCTCGTCGCCATCGGTCTGGTCATCCGCCTGCGGGTCACCGAGTCGCCGTCGTTCACCGGGATCGTCGAGAACAACGAGGTGGCCAAGTTCCCGCTCCGCGAGGCGCTGAAGGTCGGCTTCCCCCGACTGTCGCTGACCCTGCTCGCGGTCCTCGCGAATTCCGCTGTCGCGTATGCCTTCATGGTGTTCTCGCTGTCGTACGGCACGCAGCACCTCGGCTACGACAAGCAGTTCCTGATCCTGAGCGTGACGGCGGCCGCGGTCCTGTGGTTCGCGTCTATTCCGGTGTGGACGAGGGTCGCCGACAAGCACGGCCGGCGCACCATGTTCATCGCCGGCTCCGCCGCGATCCTGGTGTGGTGCATCGTGTTCTTCCCGCTGCTCAACACCGAGAACTCCGTCGTCGCCGTGATCGCGTTCCTCGGCATGGGCCTGATCGTGCCCGTCACGCACTGCGTGCAGGGCAGCATCATCGCTGACACGTTCCCCACGAAGGTCCGGTACTCGGGATCGTCGCTGATCCTGCAGAGCGGAGCGATCCTGGGCGGTGGCCTGGCGCCGATGATCGCCACCGCGCTGCTCGACGCCACCGGATCGTCCACCGGCGTCACGTGGTACCTCGCGATCATCTGCGCCGTCAGCCTGTTCGGTGCCATCGCCCTGTTCCGGGTGGTGCCGGACTCGTCCCGCGGCCTGCAGCACGACGAGGCGCCGTCCGTCGTCCACGTCTGA